Within Conexibacter woesei DSM 14684, the genomic segment AGCCGCAGCCGGTCATCTACCGGCTGCTGCCCGACCAGCCCGAGAACCCGGTGCGCGCGCTCGCCGTCGACCGCGTCCGCTGGGTCGGCCAGCCGGTCGCCGCGGTCGTCGCGACCGACCGCTACGTCGCCGAGGACGCGCTCGCGCTGATCGACGTCGACTACGACCCGCTGCCGGTCGTGCCCGACCTCGCGGCGGCGCTCGCGGCGGACGCACCGAAGCTGTACGACGAGCTGGACTCCAACGTCGTCGGCTCGATGGGCTTCGGCGAGGGCGACGTCGACGGCGCGATCGCGGGCGCCGCCGCGGTCGTCAGAGAGCGGCTGAGACTCGCCCGCATCGCCGGCCTGCCGCTGGAGACGCGCGGCTGCATCGCATCGTGGGACCGCTACACCGACGCGCTCGACGTGTGGCTCTCGACGCAGTCGCCGAACCTCGCGCGCGACCTGCTCGGCGAGACGCTGAGAATCCCGATCCACCGCATCCGCGTGCGCGTGCCCGACGTCGGCGGCGGCTTCGGCAACAAGTTCGACTTCTACGGCGAGGAGATCGTCGCCGCGATCCTCTCGCGCCGCACGGGCCGGCCGGTGAAGCTGATCGAGGACCGGATCGAGAGCTTCACGGCGACCTCCCAGTCGCGCGACGTCGAGATCGACGTGACGATCGCCGCCGCCGACGACGGCGCGATCCTCGCACTGCGCGCCGACGTCGTCTGCGTGCTCGGCGGCGCGATGGGGACGGTCGGCGTCGGCCCCGCGTGGCTGACGACGACGATGCTGACCGGGCCGTACCGGATCCCCGCGGTCGACGTGAGGCTGACCGGCGTGCTGACCAACCGCGCGCCGATGGGCTCCTACCGCGGCTGGGGCCAGCCGGAGGCGAACTTCGTCTACGAGCGGATGGTCGAGCTGGTCGCGCGCGAGCTGAAGCTCGACCGCAACGCCGTCCGCCGCCGCAATTTCCCCGCGCCGGACGACTTCCCCTTCCCCACCGGCGTCGTCTTCACCTACGACAGCGGCCGCTACGACGACTGCCTCGACCTCTGCCTCGACCGCATCGCCGAGCGCGGCTGGGCGGCGCGGCAGGAGCAGGCGCGCGCCGAGGGGCGCAGCGTCGGGATCGGCTACTCGTTCCACGTCGAGGCGACCGCCTTCGGGCCGAGCCGGATCCTCAACCTCGTCGGGCTCCAGCACTCCGGCTTCGACGAGGCCGTCGTGCGGATGGACTCGACCGGCCGTGTGACGGCGTTCACCGGCCAGGCGCCGATGGGCCAGGGGATCGAGACGGCGCTGACGCAGATCACCGCGCAGACGATGGGCGTGCCGCTTGAGGACGTGACCGTCGAGTGGGGCGACACGACCAGCTGCCCGTACACCGGCTACGGCACCGGCGCCAGTCGCGGCGCGGCGATGGGCGGCGGGACGCTGATGCGCGCCGCCGAGCAGCTCGTCTCCAAGCTCAAGCGGATCGCCGCGCACATGCTCGAAGCGGCGCCCGAGGATCTCGACGTCGCCGACGGGAAGATCTCCGTCCGCGGTGTGCCCGGCCGCTCGATCAGCTACGCCGAGATCGGCCGCGCCGCCTACCGCCGGCTGCTCGACGGCATGCCCGAGGACGAGGACGCGACGCTGGAGGCGCGCTACGTCTTCGACCCCGAGAACCTCGCCTGGTCCTACGGCTGCACCGGCGCGCTCGTCGAAGTCGACCGCGAGACCGGCGTCACGCGGATCCTCGACTACGTCGTCGCGCACGACTGCGGGACCGTCATCAACCCGACGATCGTCGACGGGCAGATCCACGGCGGCGCCGCGCAGGGGATCGGCGAGGCGCTGTACGAGGAGCTGGTCTACGACGACCAGGCGCAGCTGACGACGACGACGTTCGCCGACTACCTGCTGCCGACGTTCGGCGAGCTGCCGCGCTTCTCGCTCGCGCACCAGTCGACCCCGGCGCCGCACATCCCGGGCGGGATGAAGGGGATGGGCGAGGCCGGCACGATCGGCGCGCCCGCCGCCGTCGCGAACGCCGTCGACGACGCGCTCGCCGACCTCGGCGTGACGATCGCCGCTGTCCCGATCACCCCGCCGCGCCTGCTTGCGGCGATCCGCTCCGCCGGCGCCGGCCGGCCCCAGGAGGCCTGACGTGAAGCCCGCACCGTTCGATTACGTGCGCCCCGCCTCGGTCGGGGACGCGATCGCCGCACTGGCCGCCGACGAGGACGCGAAGCCGATCGCCGGCGGCCAGAGCCTGATGCCGATGCTGAACATGCGGCTCGCGCAGCCGACGACGCTGGTCGACCTCAACGCGCTGCCGGAGCTGAGCTACGTGCGCCGCGAGGGCGGTCATCTCGTCGTCGGCGGGATGACGCGCCAGCGGCTGCTGGAGCAGGACCCGGCCGCGCGCGACGCGCTGCCGTTCCTCGCCGACGTGCTCGGCCACGTCGGCCACGTCGCGATCCGCAACCGCGGGACGGTCGGCGGCAGCATCGCGCACGCCGACCCGGCCGCCGAGCTGCCGCTCGTCGCCGTCGCGCTCGACGCCGAGCTGGTCGCGCAGGGTCCGGGCGGCCGCCGCACGATCGCCGCCGCCGACTTCTTCCGGATGTTCCTGACGACAGCGCTGGAGCCCGGCGAACTGCTCGTCGAGGTCCGCCTCCCGACCGCCGCCGGCGGCTGGACCGCCGGCTTCGAGGAGCTGAGCCGCCGCCACGGCGACTTCGCGATCGTCTCGGTGCTGGCGCTGGTGGACGTGGACGGTGACGGCCGTGCGAGCGCTGCGCGGATCGCGATCGGCGGCGCCAACCCGGTCCCGCTGCGCGCCCACGCGGCGGAGGAGCTGCTGGTCGGCCGGCCGCTCGACGCCTCCGCGATCGCCGCGGCGTCTGCGAGCGCCGCGGTGGCCGTCGAGCCGACGTGGGACGTCCACGGATCGGCGGAGTACCGCCGCGAGATGACCGCCGTCCTGGTCGGCCGCGCGCTGAGCCAGGTCGCCGAGGGAAAGAGGAGCCGATGAGCAAGGTCGAGGTCACGCTGCGCGTCAACGGGCGCGTCTACGAGGACGTCTGCGAGCCGCGCCGCACGCTGGCGGACTTCCTGCGCCGCAACTGCGGCCTGACCGGCACCCATCTCGGCTGCGAGCACGGCGTCTGCGGCGCCTGCACGGTGCGGCTGAACGGTGACACCGTCCGCTCGTGCCTGATGCTCGCGGTCCAGGCGCAGGACGCCGAGATCACGACGGTCGAGGGACTCGCCGCGGCAGACGGCTCGCTGTCGCCGTTGCAGGAGGCGTTCCACGAGCACCACGGGCTGCAGTGCGGCTTCTGCACGCCGGGGATGTTGCTGGCCGCCCAGGAGCTGTTGGAGCAGAGCCCCGACCCCTCCGAGGAGGAGATCCGCGCGTCGCTGTCGGGCAACCTCTGCCGCTGCACGGGCTACGAGTTCATCGTCGACGCGGTGCGCGACGCGGCGGGGCGGCTCGGTGCGGATGCCACTGCTCCGGCGGAGGTCCGCTCGTGAGAATCGTCGATTCGTTCGAGGTCGACGCCGCGGTCGACGCGACCTGGGCGCTGCTGATGGACGTCCCGCGCGTGGTCCCCTGCATGCCCGGCGCGACGCTCGTCGAGACGGTCGGTGACGACGCCTGGAAGGCGCAGGTGCGCGTGAAGCTGGGACCGCTGAGCCTCAGATTCGACGCCGACGTGACCCGCTCCGACGTCGATGCCGACGCGCACCGGATGGTCTTGGGCGCGACCGCCCGCGAGGCCCGCGGCCGCGGGCGCGCCCAGGCGACGATCGCCTCCGCGCTCGTCCCGCTCGACGGCGACCGCACGCGCGTGGAGTTGGAGACCGACGTCACGCTCGCCGGCGCGATCGCGCAGTACGGCCGCGGCGTCGTCGACGATGTCGCCAGCCACCTCGTGAAGGAGTTCGCCGCGAACCTGCGCGGGCAGCTCGGGGCAGAGACGGCAGCGGCGGAGGGCGCGGCGCCGGCGCCCCCGACGGCTCCAGAGGGCGCGGCCGCGCCGGCTCAGCCGGCCGCGGCGGCCCCGGCCGCCTCATCCCTCTCCGGCGGCCGGATCCTCTGGCTCGCGCTGCGCGGGTGGCTGCGCCGCACGTTCCGCCGCGGCGAGCCCGCCTGAGCGAGCCGCCGCGCGCGACCTGCGTCAGTTTGATGCCCCTATAGGGCACCAAACTGACGCAGGTCACCGCCGCGCGCGGCCGGCGGTGAAGCGCGGGTCGCGCTCCAGCAGGGCGGCCAGCTCCTCCAAGGCGAGGATGCAGTTTCCGGCCAGCAGCTCGTCCGTCGCCGGGAGGGCGGCGCGCATGCCGCGCGTCAGCGGTTCGAAGGCCGGGTCGGCGGCGTGCGGGTTGAGCCACACGAGCGCGTGCGCGGTGCGGCGCAGGCGGCGCATCTCGGCGGCGAGCAGCTCGGGCTCGCCGCGGTCCCAGCCGTCGGACAGGACGATCACGACCGCGCCGCGGCCGATCCGCCGGCCGTGCTCGCGGTTGAGCTGGCCGATGCAGCGGCCGATCTGCGTGCCGGCGCCCCAGTCGGTGATGCGCGCCGCCGCGCGCGACAGCGCCGCGGCCGGGTCGGGGCCGCGCAGCTCGGAGGTGATCCGCGTCAGCCGCGTGCCGAACGCGAACGCCTCGACCGAGCGGCCCGAGCGCACCCACGCGCCGAGGAACTGCAGCAGCACGCGGGCGTACGGCTCCATCGACCCCGACGCGTCGCAGACGAGCACGATCCGGCGCGGCCGCACGTCGCGCCGCCGCCACGCCGGGGCGCTGGCGACGCCGCCGCGCCGAGCCGCCTCGCGCAGCGTCCGCCGCACGTCGACGCGGTCACCGCGGCCGGCGACGGGACGCATCCGTCGCGAGGACCGCAGCGGCGTCGCCGCCGCCAGCCGCGCGACGATCCGCGCGGCGTCGGCCACCTCGTCGTCGCTGTAGTCGGCGAAGTCCTTGCGGCGCAGCAGCTCCAGCGTGCTCGACGCGGCCGGGACGGGAGTCGGGTCGTGCTCGGCGGCGCCGTCGGCGGAAGGCGCGGGAGCGGGCTGGCCCGTGCTGGGCGCGTCGTCTTGTGGCGGGCCGTCGAGGTCGTCTCCCTCCTCCCCAGCGCCGTTGTCCGGACCCCGTGGGCTGAACGGGGAAAGCGGCCCGCCGGAACCGAACACGGTCGCGAACGCCTCCTCGAAGCGGGCGACGTCGGCGCGGGAGCGGCACAGCACCGTCGCGAGCGCCGCCTTCGCAGTCTCGCGCGAGGCGAGGTCGACGGCGAGCAGGGCGCGGTGGGCGAGCAGCAGCTCGGCCGTCCCCGCGCTGCCGCCGAGCCGCCGCAGCTCGCGCACGAGCGCGGCCAGCCGCGCCGAGGGAACGGAGGGAGCGACGGCCCGCTCCTCACCCATCGTCGAGCAGCCTGCCGCGCAGCACCGCCTCGACATCCTCGCGCACCTTCAGCACGGCGCCGAGCGTCGCCGTCAGCTCGACGTCGTCGCCGAGCGCGAGCAGCGCGCGGACCCACGTGATCGTCTCGCCGACGCCGGGCGCCTTATACAGCTCCTGCCCGCGCAGCAGCGCGACCGCGGCGCAGACACGCTCCGCCAACTGCTCCGGCGCGTGTGGGAGGCGGGCACGGACGATCTCCAGCTCGCGCTCCTCAGAGGGGTAGTCGATCCAGTGGTAGAGGCAGCGGCGCTTGAGCGCGTCGTGCAGCTCGCGCGTGCGGTTGGAGGTCAGCACGACCGTCGGCGGGCTCGCGGCGCGCACGGTCCCCAGCTCCGGGATCGTGACCGCGAAGTCCGACAGCAGCTCCAGCAGGAACGCCTCGAACTCCTCGTCGGCACGGTCGATCTCGTCGATCAGCAGCACGACCGGCCCGGGGTGCTGCAACGCCTCCAGCAGCGGCCGGCGGATCAGGAACCGCTCGCCGTAGAGCTGCGGCGGCCCACCGTTCGCGTCGGCGCCGGGCTCCCCTCCGCCGCTCAGCTCCGCCGCGCGCACGGCCAGCAGCTGGCGCGTGAAGTCCCAGTCGTAGAGCGCCTGGTGGACGTCGATCCCCTCATGGCACTGGAGCCGGATCAGGCGCGCGCCGGACGCCTCCGCGAGCGTCCGCGCGACCTCCGTCTTGCCGACCCCGGCCTCGCCCTCCAGCAGCAGCGGCTGGTCGAGCGTGCACGCGAGGAAGACCGCGACCGCCAGCGCCTCGTCGGCGAGGTAGCCGTGCCGCGCCAGCAGCTCCTGCACGCCCGCCGGTCCGGATGCAGTGCCCGCCGCCACCCGCATCCGCTCCTCAGCCGGCACCGTTCACGCGCTGCTCGATCGGCACATAGTCGAAGTCATATCCGAAGTAGCGCGGCCCGACCAGGTCCAGCGCCGCCTCGCTGCGCCAGCGCGGATCGCACGGCAGCGCGACGACCGCGACGCGGAAGCCGTAGCGCAGCTCCTCGGTCGTGATCGGCTGCCCCGTCTCGCTGTCGAGCACGATGATCAGGTCCGGCACCGACGCCAGCACCTCCCCCTCGCGCTCGGCGACGAGGTGCTCGTTCTGCGTCCGCAGGTGGAAGTTGCTGCCGGCATCGCCGTCGAGGCCGGCGATCCGCACGTGGGCGCGCGCGAAGCCGCGCTCGGTGCGGCGCTCGACGTCGAGCACCTTGCCGCTGAAGAGGTGGTGGCCGTCGCAGCGCTCGAGGATCGCGGCGATCGGGTCGCCGTGCGCCTCGCGCGTCTCGCGGATCAGGCGCCCGAGCGCCTCCGCCGTTGCGAGCGAGCCGGTGATCGTCGTCTCGCGCAGCTGGTGGCCGGCCATCGGGTAGAGCGCGATCATCGACGAGCAGCCCATGTCGACCGTCAGCGAGCGCGACAGCCGCTCGGTCCAGGCGTTCGTGACGCCCTCGACGATCGACGCGTTGCCCTTGTCGTCGGCGACCGCCATCGGCGCGCAGTCGATCCCGAACACGCCCGGCAGGCACATCTGCAGCTCCGGGAACGCGCGGCCCATCAGGTCCGCGTCGACGACCGGCAGCCCCAGCCGCGCCGCGAGGCAGAACGGCACGACCGAGTTGAGGCCGCCGATCTCGAGCGACATCGTGTGCGTCGCGCGGCCGCCGAGGTGGTGCTGCAGGCGCTCGAACGCATGCACGATCTCGTTGCCGTGCGGCAGCTTCTCGACCATCACCGTCGGCGCGCCCATCATCCCCGCGGGGATCACGAGCGCGTCGTCGTCGACCTCGGAGACGTCGACCACCGTGACCGGCCCGTACTCGCGCACGCTCTGCTGCGCGAGCAGCTTGCCGATGTACGGGTCGCCGCCGCCGCCGGTGCCGAGCACGCCCGCTCCGAGGGCGATGTCGTCCAACTGCGCTTCACCGATCTGCCGCAACGGATGCTCCTCTCAACTCCAGGTCGCCGACCGCCTTGACCTTGATCCGCACGGCGTTGCCGGGCACGTAGGCGATCGCAAGCTCTTCGACGTCCACGACCCGCACGCTGCCGGGGCGCGCGCCGGCCGCCAGCGCGCGCGCCGTCGCCTCCTCGCTCGCCTGCTCCAGCGCCTCCTCGCGCGTCAGCCCGGAGCCGATCGAGAACATCTGGTCGACCTCGCCGCCGACCTGCGCGATCGCCGCGCCGACGGCGTTGGCGACCGCGTAGTTGTCGGGCCGCACGAGCCGCGAGACGCCGGACAGCGCGTCGCCGAGCAGGATCGACCCGCCGCCCACGGCGACGACCGGCACGTCGCCGGAGACGACCTTCATGCGGTCGACGGCCTGTCCGATCCGCTCGGCGATCCGCTCCAGCGCGCGCCGCACGCGCGCGGGGTCGAGGTCGCGCACGGCGGCCGCGTCGCCGATCTCGGCGAGCCCCGCCGCGACGGCGAGGTCGGTCGCGGTCAGCGTGTCGCCGCCGAACACCAGCGCCCGGGAGGTCAGCTCGTACCCGACGCTGTGGGGACCGACCTCGATCCCGCCGGGCTCGACGACCGAGCCGCCGCCGATGCCGAGCGGCAGCACGTCGGGCATGCGGAAGTTCGTCCGCACGCCGCCGACCTCGACCGTCGCCTTCGCCTCGCGCGGGAAGCTGTGGACGAGCATCCCGACGTCGGAGGTCGTGCCGCCGACGTCGACCACGGCGCAGTCGGTCTCGCCCGACAGCAGCGCGGCGCCGCGCATCGAGTTGGTCGGGCCGGAGGCGAACGTCGCGACGGGGTAGCGCTCGACGTAGTCGACCGTCATCAGCGTGCCGTCGTTCTGGCTCAGGTAGACGGGCGCCTCGACGCCGGCCTCGACCAGCGCCGCGCCGAACGCCTGCGTGATGTGGGTCGCCAGCTCGGCGAGGCTGGCGTTGATGATCGTCGCGTTCTCGCGCTCCAGCAGCCCGAGCCGCCCGATCTCCGACGAGCAGCTGACCGCCACGTCGCCGGCGACCTCGCGGATCAGCTCGGCCGCCTCGTGCTCCAGCTCCTCGCTGATCGGCGAGAAGACCGACGAGATCGCGACGGTGCGCAGGCCGAGCGCGTGGATCCGCTCGCCGGCACGTCGCAGCTCGTCGGGGTCCAGCGGCGCGATCGGTCTGCCGTCGAACTCGTGGCCGCCGTGGCACATGAAGACGTGCGCGCCGACGGCGTCGGCGAGCCGCTGCGGCCACGCCACCATCGGCGGCAGCGCCGCCGTCGCGGGCAGGCCGAGCCGCACGACGCCGACCTCCAGCAGCCGCCGCGCCTCGACGACGGCGTTGGTGAAGTGGGTCGTGCCGATCATCACCGCCTCGACGCCGGCGGGCGTCGCGCCCGCCTCGTCGAGCACGCCCTGGAGGGCGGCGACGATCCCGGCCGTCACGTCCGCGGTCGTCCCGCGCTTGACGGCGGCGAGCACACGGTCGCCGTCCATCAGCACGGCGTCGGTGTTGGTGCCGCCGACGTCGATCCCGACGCGCATCTAGACCGCCGCGACGGGCTCGCTGAAGCGCGCCCGCAGCCGTGGGAGGACGTCGGCGGAGAACTGCGCGATCGCGCGCCGCTGGTCCTCGCCGGGGAAGTGGAAGACGAGGTTCGTGAAGCCCAGCTCGACGTACGGCGCGATCCGCGCGACGACGTCGTCGGGATCGTCGGAGACGATGAAGCGCGTGTGGGCGCGATCGGCGGCAGCGTCGGCCAGCCGCTCCATCTCGACCGGGTCCTCGACGCCGCTCTTCTCCTCCGCTCTGAGCGCCAGCGCCGCCCACCACTCGCACGCGCGCATCGCGAACGCGCGGTCGTGGTCGTAGGAGACCTTGATCTCGATCATGTTGTCGATCTCCGAGACGTCGCGGCCGGCCTGCTCGGCACCGGCGGCGACCGCCTCCAGCAGTCTCGTGTAGAGGTCGGGGGCCTTGCCGCTCGTGCAGATGAAGCCGTCGGCGATGCGGCCGACGAGCTGCGCGGCCTTCGGACCGCCGGCCGCGACGTAGATCGGGATCGGCTCCGGCGGACGGTCGTAGATCGTCGCGCGCACGGTCCGGTAGTAGTTGCCCTCGAACGTCACGCGCTCTTCGGCCCACAGCCGGCGGATCAGCGCGACCGCCTCGGCGAGCCGCCCGGAGCGCTCGGCGAACTTCGGCCACTCGATCCCGATCGCGGGGTTCTCGTTCATCGCCTCGCCGCTGCCGATCCCGAGGAAGACGCGCCCCGGGTTCAGGCAGGCGGTCGTCGCGAACGCGTGCGCGATCACGGACGGGTGGTAGCGCAGCGTCGGCGTCAGCACGCTCGTGCCGAGCATCGCGGTCGACGTACCCTCGCCGAGCGCCGGCAGCCACGCGATCGAGCACGGCGCGTGGCCGGTCTTGTGGCGCCACGGCTGGAAGTGGTCCGAGACGGCGACCGACGTGAAGCCGGCCTGCTCGGCGGCGACCGAGACGTCGATCAGCTCGCGCGGCGCGAACTGCTCCGCCGAGGCCTTGTAGCCGTAGCGAACCTCGCGCCCGCTCATGCCGACGCCGCCGTCTGGCGCAGCTGCGGCAGCACCTCGCGCGCGGTCAGCTGCGCGACGGCCTCCGTCTGCTCGTGGTCGGTCGGGAACAGCAGCACCGAGTCCGAGCCGGCGTCGAGCAGCGCCTGGATCTTCGCCGCGCACTCGTCCGGATCGCCGGCGATCACGAGGTCCTCGACCCACTGCTCGGGCATCTCACGCGCGATCAGCGCTGCCGCGTCGGCGCCGCCGCGCTGGACCATGTCGGTCAGCTCCTCGCCGACGCCGTAGACGTCGGTCAGCGCGCTCTTGGGGACGGCCGCGAGGTAGAACGCCGCGACCTCGCGCAGCGCCTGCTTCGCGCGTCTGGAGTCGGCGTCGACGCCGTAGAGCGCGAACGTCGCGACGCGGTGGTGCTCGCCCTCGCGGCCGGCGCGCGCCTGGCCCTCGGCGACGCGCTCGCGCAGCCAGCGCAGGTAGGCGGCACCGGCCAGCACGGAGACGACGGTGCCGTCGGCGACCTCGCCGGCGAGCTGGAGCATCTTCGGCCCGAGCACGCCCATGTACAGCGGCGGGACCTCCTCGACGGGATGCGTCAGCTTGACCTCGTCGAACGTGAAGACGCGGCCCTCGGCCGTCACCGTCTCGCCGCGCAGCAGTGCCCGCACGCCGATCAGCGTCTCGCGCAGCGTCGCCAGCGACGACGGCGGCGTCAGGCCCATCTGGCCGATCCAGT encodes:
- a CDS encoding SRPBCC family protein — encoded protein: MRIVDSFEVDAAVDATWALLMDVPRVVPCMPGATLVETVGDDAWKAQVRVKLGPLSLRFDADVTRSDVDADAHRMVLGATAREARGRGRAQATIASALVPLDGDRTRVELETDVTLAGAIAQYGRGVVDDVASHLVKEFAANLRGQLGAETAAAEGAAPAPPTAPEGAAAPAQPAAAAPAASSLSGGRILWLALRGWLRRTFRRGEPA
- a CDS encoding LLM class flavin-dependent oxidoreductase; the protein is MTTPSLSGSPLGLVVSSQAPPERIPQIAAAVERLDFGELWLPEDYFFGGGVASAMAALAATERIPVGIGVVSAVARHPALLAMELATIERLHPGRIRPGIGLGVPHWIGQMGLTPPSSLATLRETLIGVRALLRGETVTAEGRVFTFDEVKLTHPVEEVPPLYMGVLGPKMLQLAGEVADGTVVSVLAGAAYLRWLRERVAEGQARAGREGEHHRVATFALYGVDADSRRAKQALREVAAFYLAAVPKSALTDVYGVGEELTDMVQRGGADAAALIAREMPEQWVEDLVIAGDPDECAAKIQALLDAGSDSVLLFPTDHEQTEAVAQLTAREVLPQLRQTAASA
- a CDS encoding vWA domain-containing protein encodes the protein MGEERAVAPSVPSARLAALVRELRRLGGSAGTAELLLAHRALLAVDLASRETAKAALATVLCRSRADVARFEEAFATVFGSGGPLSPFSPRGPDNGAGEEGDDLDGPPQDDAPSTGQPAPAPSADGAAEHDPTPVPAASSTLELLRRKDFADYSDDEVADAARIVARLAAATPLRSSRRMRPVAGRGDRVDVRRTLREAARRGGVASAPAWRRRDVRPRRIVLVCDASGSMEPYARVLLQFLGAWVRSGRSVEAFAFGTRLTRITSELRGPDPAAALSRAAARITDWGAGTQIGRCIGQLNREHGRRIGRGAVVIVLSDGWDRGEPELLAAEMRRLRRTAHALVWLNPHAADPAFEPLTRGMRAALPATDELLAGNCILALEELAALLERDPRFTAGRARR
- a CDS encoding xanthine dehydrogenase family protein molybdopterin-binding subunit; translation: MAVEDVVDSGLVGARVPRLEDPRLLVGRGQYLDDMVVPGMLEAAVLRSPFAHARIVSIDASAARELPGVFDVLVGEDLVDLVEPQPVIYRLLPDQPENPVRALAVDRVRWVGQPVAAVVATDRYVAEDALALIDVDYDPLPVVPDLAAALAADAPKLYDELDSNVVGSMGFGEGDVDGAIAGAAAVVRERLRLARIAGLPLETRGCIASWDRYTDALDVWLSTQSPNLARDLLGETLRIPIHRIRVRVPDVGGGFGNKFDFYGEEIVAAILSRRTGRPVKLIEDRIESFTATSQSRDVEIDVTIAAADDGAILALRADVVCVLGGAMGTVGVGPAWLTTTMLTGPYRIPAVDVRLTGVLTNRAPMGSYRGWGQPEANFVYERMVELVARELKLDRNAVRRRNFPAPDDFPFPTGVVFTYDSGRYDDCLDLCLDRIAERGWAARQEQARAEGRSVGIGYSFHVEATAFGPSRILNLVGLQHSGFDEAVVRMDSTGRVTAFTGQAPMGQGIETALTQITAQTMGVPLEDVTVEWGDTTSCPYTGYGTGASRGAAMGGGTLMRAAEQLVSKLKRIAAHMLEAAPEDLDVADGKISVRGVPGRSISYAEIGRAAYRRLLDGMPEDEDATLEARYVFDPENLAWSYGCTGALVEVDRETGVTRILDYVVAHDCGTVINPTIVDGQIHGGAAQGIGEALYEELVYDDQAQLTTTTFADYLLPTFGELPRFSLAHQSTPAPHIPGGMKGMGEAGTIGAPAAVANAVDDALADLGVTIAAVPITPPRLLAAIRSAGAGRPQEA
- a CDS encoding DUF917 domain-containing protein translates to MRQIGEAQLDDIALGAGVLGTGGGGDPYIGKLLAQQSVREYGPVTVVDVSEVDDDALVIPAGMMGAPTVMVEKLPHGNEIVHAFERLQHHLGGRATHTMSLEIGGLNSVVPFCLAARLGLPVVDADLMGRAFPELQMCLPGVFGIDCAPMAVADDKGNASIVEGVTNAWTERLSRSLTVDMGCSSMIALYPMAGHQLRETTITGSLATAEALGRLIRETREAHGDPIAAILERCDGHHLFSGKVLDVERRTERGFARAHVRIAGLDGDAGSNFHLRTQNEHLVAEREGEVLASVPDLIIVLDSETGQPITTEELRYGFRVAVVALPCDPRWRSEAALDLVGPRYFGYDFDYVPIEQRVNGAG
- the fgd gene encoding glucose-6-phosphate dehydrogenase (coenzyme-F420); translated protein: MSGREVRYGYKASAEQFAPRELIDVSVAAEQAGFTSVAVSDHFQPWRHKTGHAPCSIAWLPALGEGTSTAMLGTSVLTPTLRYHPSVIAHAFATTACLNPGRVFLGIGSGEAMNENPAIGIEWPKFAERSGRLAEAVALIRRLWAEERVTFEGNYYRTVRATIYDRPPEPIPIYVAAGGPKAAQLVGRIADGFICTSGKAPDLYTRLLEAVAAGAEQAGRDVSEIDNMIEIKVSYDHDRAFAMRACEWWAALALRAEEKSGVEDPVEMERLADAAADRAHTRFIVSDDPDDVVARIAPYVELGFTNLVFHFPGEDQRRAIAQFSADVLPRLRARFSEPVAAV
- a CDS encoding (2Fe-2S)-binding protein; this encodes MSKVEVTLRVNGRVYEDVCEPRRTLADFLRRNCGLTGTHLGCEHGVCGACTVRLNGDTVRSCLMLAVQAQDAEITTVEGLAAADGSLSPLQEAFHEHHGLQCGFCTPGMLLAAQELLEQSPDPSEEEIRASLSGNLCRCTGYEFIVDAVRDAAGRLGADATAPAEVRS
- a CDS encoding AAA family ATPase, with the translated sequence MRVAAGTASGPAGVQELLARHGYLADEALAVAVFLACTLDQPLLLEGEAGVGKTEVARTLAEASGARLIRLQCHEGIDVHQALYDWDFTRQLLAVRAAELSGGGEPGADANGGPPQLYGERFLIRRPLLEALQHPGPVVLLIDEIDRADEEFEAFLLELLSDFAVTIPELGTVRAASPPTVVLTSNRTRELHDALKRRCLYHWIDYPSEERELEIVRARLPHAPEQLAERVCAAVALLRGQELYKAPGVGETITWVRALLALGDDVELTATLGAVLKVREDVEAVLRGRLLDDG
- a CDS encoding FAD binding domain-containing protein; amino-acid sequence: MKPAPFDYVRPASVGDAIAALAADEDAKPIAGGQSLMPMLNMRLAQPTTLVDLNALPELSYVRREGGHLVVGGMTRQRLLEQDPAARDALPFLADVLGHVGHVAIRNRGTVGGSIAHADPAAELPLVAVALDAELVAQGPGGRRTIAAADFFRMFLTTALEPGELLVEVRLPTAAGGWTAGFEELSRRHGDFAIVSVLALVDVDGDGRASAARIAIGGANPVPLRAHAAEELLVGRPLDASAIAAASASAAVAVEPTWDVHGSAEYRREMTAVLVGRALSQVAEGKRSR
- a CDS encoding hydantoinase/oxoprolinase N-terminal domain-containing protein codes for the protein MRVGIDVGGTNTDAVLMDGDRVLAAVKRGTTADVTAGIVAALQGVLDEAGATPAGVEAVMIGTTHFTNAVVEARRLLEVGVVRLGLPATAALPPMVAWPQRLADAVGAHVFMCHGGHEFDGRPIAPLDPDELRRAGERIHALGLRTVAISSVFSPISEELEHEAAELIREVAGDVAVSCSSEIGRLGLLERENATIINASLAELATHITQAFGAALVEAGVEAPVYLSQNDGTLMTVDYVERYPVATFASGPTNSMRGAALLSGETDCAVVDVGGTTSDVGMLVHSFPREAKATVEVGGVRTNFRMPDVLPLGIGGGSVVEPGGIEVGPHSVGYELTSRALVFGGDTLTATDLAVAAGLAEIGDAAAVRDLDPARVRRALERIAERIGQAVDRMKVVSGDVPVVAVGGGSILLGDALSGVSRLVRPDNYAVANAVGAAIAQVGGEVDQMFSIGSGLTREEALEQASEEATARALAAGARPGSVRVVDVEELAIAYVPGNAVRIKVKAVGDLELRGASVAADR